The following coding sequences lie in one Phragmites australis chromosome 8, lpPhrAust1.1, whole genome shotgun sequence genomic window:
- the LOC133925927 gene encoding protein DETOXIFICATION 52-like — protein MCTTTPVPSVPAVAVAGAKGGHHVYVTLPQRADGHCGRQLKCHAVLLPAAGETVREAAALCRLAFPIALTALLLYSRTALSMIFLGSIGDLPLAAGSLAIAFANITGYSVLSGLSLGMDPLCSQAFGANQPRLLGLTLYRSVLFLLCCSLPLSALWLNMSKILVFLGQDREITALAQEYIRFSLPDLFSFSLIHPLRVYLRSQGITRPLAAAAGAAVLFHVPANYVLVGRLGLGAPGVAAAASASNFVLLSVLLTYVVGRRDEALRAAGAPTAEWLAGWGPLALLAAPSCVSVCLEWWWYEVMILLCGFLPDPKAAVASMGVLMQTTALVYVFPSSLGFGVSARVGNELGANRPGRARAAAHVAVAGAAGMGLAAMSFAAGVRHAWGRMFTADANILQLTAAALPIVGLCELGNCPQTVGCGVLRGSARPARAAHVNLGAFYLVGMPVAVLLAFGLGVGFVGLWVGLLAAQVCCAGLMLCAIGSTDWEAQAQRAQELTSSSPGDVENRGAHASAAEGARPEKGEQEQDVEGRCYEPLILNREETEPETA, from the coding sequence ATGTGCACCACCACTCCTGTGCCGTCGGTGCCGGCGGTGGCAGTGGCCGGCGCCAAGGGCGGCCACCACGTCTACGTGACGCTGCCCCAACGCGCGGACGGCCATTGCGGCCGCCAGCTCAAGTGCCACGCGGTGCTCCTGCCGGCTGCAGGGGAGACCGtccgggaggcggcggcgctgtGCCGGCTGGCGTTCCCGATCGCGCTGACCGCGCTGCTGCTCTACTCGCGGACGGCCCTGTCGATGATCTTCCTGGGCTCCATCGGCGACCTCCCGCTGGCCGCGGGCTCCCTCGCCATCGCCTTCGCCAACATTACCGGCTACTCGGTGCTGTCAGGGCTCTCTCTCGGCATGGACCCGCTCTGCTCCCAGGCGTTCGGCGCCAACCAGCCGCGTCTGTTGGGCCTCACCCTGTACCGCTCCGTGCTCTTCCTGCTCTGCTGCTCGCTGCCGCTCTCCGCGCTCTGGCTCAACATGTCCAAGATTCTCGTCTTCCTCGGCCAGGACCGCGAGATCACGGCACTCGCGCAGGAGTACATCCGCTTCTCCCTCCCCgacctcttctccttctccctcatcCACCCGCTCCGCGTGTACCTCCGATCGCAGGGGATCACGCgcccgctcgccgccgccgcgggcgcTGCCGTGCTCTTCCACGTGCCAGCGAACTACGTGCTGGTGGGGCGCCTCGGGCTCGGCGCGCCCGGTGTGGCGGCAGCGGCGTCGGCGTCCAACTTCGTGCTCCTCAGCGTGCTGCTTACGTACGTCGTCGGCCGCCGCGACGAGGCGCTGCGCGCGGCAGGGGCGCCCACGGCGGAGTGGCTCGCCGGGTGGGGTCCCCTCGCTCTGCTGGCCGCGCCCAGCTGCGTGTCGGTGTGCCTGGAATGGTGGTGGTACGAGGTGATGATCCTGCTCTGCGGCTTCCTGCCGGACCCgaaggcggcggtggcgtcCATGGGCGTGCTCATGCAGACGACAGCGTTGGTGTACGTGTTCCCGTCGTCGCTCGGGTTCGGCGTGTCCGCGCGGGTGGGCAACGAGCTGGGCGCGAACCGCCCGGGccgcgcgcgcgccgcggcgcaCGTGGCCGTGGCCGGGGCCGCGGGCATGGGGCTTGCGGCCATGTCGTTCGCGGCTGGGGTGCGCCACGCGTGGGGGCGCATGTTCACCGCCGACGCCAACATCCTCCAGCTGACCGCCGCAGCCCTGCCGATCGTGGGGCTCTGCGAGCTCGGCAACTGCCCGCAGACCGTCGGCTGCGGCGTGCTCCGCGGGAGCGCTCGGCCGGCGCGCGCCGCGCACGTCAACCTGGGCGCCTTCTACCTGGTGGGCATGCCCGTCGCCGTGCTGCTCGCGTTCGGGCTCGGCGTGGGGTTCGTCGGGCTCTGGGTgggcctcctcgccgcccaGGTGTGCTGCGCCGGGCTCATGCTCTGCGCCATCGGCTCCACTGACTGGGAGGCGCAGGCGCAGCGGGCGCAGGAGCTGACGTCATCCTCGCCGGGCGACGTGGAGAATCGCGGGGCCCACGCGTCAGCTGCGGAGGGAGCCAGGCCGGAGAAAggggagcaggagcaggacgTGGAGGGGCGGTGCTACGAGCCGTTGATCTTGAACCGCGAGGAGACAGAGCCTGAGACTGCGTAG